The following are encoded together in the Daucus carota subsp. sativus chromosome 5, DH1 v3.0, whole genome shotgun sequence genome:
- the LOC108223554 gene encoding condensin-1 complex subunit CAP-D2 isoform X2 — MAPPFIFSPNLETESESDRLSVQTLTDISSFRPSSLEEFVKAVSFDLSDKELFCVEEQDLFDRVYSLVKNFSSLSPSCKFNLVESLRSNFSVLLPNVDSLSRASQSQHDDQIPLVDRIASHRNAFKIYTYFLIQVVLAEESNISTNHSTKVAASSRKKQLINSWNWESQRSRILNLIANSLEINLSLLFGSSDPDENYISFIMKNSFFMFENATMLKDADTKDALCRIIGTCATKYHYTAHSCASILHLIHRHDFVVSHLAHAVAIAEKKYADGSMATYLIREIGRTNPKEYVRDAVGAENIGRFLVELSDRLPKLISTNIGLLVPHFGGESYKIRNALVGVLGKLVSKAFSDFEGEVSSKSIRLRTKQAMLEILLERCRDVSAYTRSRVLQVWAELCEEHAVSIGLWNEVAAVAAGRLEDKSAIVRKSALNLLIIMLQHNPFGPQLRIASFEATLEQYRKKLKELVPDSQPENVLDELPLDSDACNGDGEVDDPRAEARPKEQQDSLTDSCLLEVDNEIIQENVVPDVGNMEQTRTLIASLEAGLCFSKCVSDTMSTLVQLMASSSASDVENTILLLMRCKQFQIDGAESCLRKMLPLVFSQEKSIYEAVENAFITIYLKKSPVETAKNLMNLAIESNIGDLAALEFIVAALVSKGDITSSMLSSLWDFFCFNISGTTAEQSRGALFVLCMAAKSSPAVLGLHLQDIVDIGFGRWAKMDPLLARTACIALQRLSGEDQKKLLSKSGSRLFGILESLITGSGLPENIWYAAADKAITTIYTIHPSPETFAADLVKKVVRSVFAFNGGDDLETVTPNEYTDVLTKLEVTKLSRFLYIVSHIAMSQLVYIESCVRKIQKEKAKKERLVAEGKSVDCNGMTPHDADKENGINAELGLACTDDTILDTLSASAEKEIVSAGSVEKNLIGSCGSFLSKLCRNITLMQKYPELQASGMLALCRLMIIDTDFCDANLQLLFTVVESAPSETVRSNCTIALGDLAVRFPNLLEPWTEHMYARLSDTSVAVRKNAVLVLSHLILNDMMKVKGHIYEMAIRLEDEDERISSLAKLFFHELSKKGSNPIYNLLPDILGKLSNKNLERETFCNIMQFLIGSIKKDKQMEALVEKLCNRFSGVTDTKQWEYISYCLSQLSFTDKGMKKLIELFKTYEHVLCEDLVMDHFKNIINKGKKFAKPELKTCIEEFEEKINKFHIEKKEQEVTARNAEAHQQKLRSLENIKVAVEDGLESTESKTSKDSEVTDEVSTASVPTERIPESEDNSPASSELIEPESSDSEVQSAQVISKEVMKSRAKKATVKDEKCDSEVPPRITRSRRRNV, encoded by the exons ATGGCACCTCCCTTCATTTTCTCCCCGAACCTCGAAACCGAATCCGAGTCCGACCGTCTCTCCGTCCAAACCCTCACCGACATCTCCTCCTTCCGCCCATCCTCTCTGGAAGAATTCGTCAAAGCCGTCTCCTTCGATCTCTCCGACAAAGAGCTCTTCTGTGTCGAAGAGCAGGACTTATTCGACCGCGTCTACTCTCTCGTCAAAAacttctcatctctctctccgtCTTGCAAATTCAATCTCGTCGAGAGTCTAAGGTCCAATTTCAGTGTCTTGCTTCCCAATGTTGATTCTCTTTCCAGGGCTTCGCAGTCTCAACACGATGACCAGATTCCGCTTGTTGATCGTATTGCGTCGCACAGGAATGCGTTTAAGATTTACACGTATTTTCTTATTCAGGTTGTGCTCGCGGAGGAGTCAAACATTTCGACCAATCACTCCACTAAA GTTGCAGCGAGTAGTAGGAAAAAACAGCTTATTAATTCATGGAACTGGGAATCACAGAGAAGCCGGATACTGAATTTGATTGCTAATTCTCTGGAGATCAACCTTTCCTTGTTATTTGGATCCTCGGATCCTGATGAAAATTACATATCATTTATTATGAA GAATTCCTTCTTTATGTTTGAGAATGCAACGATGTTAAAGGATGCAGACACGAAAGATGCTTTGTGTCGTATAATTGGTACTTGTGCCACCAAATACCATTATACGGCACATTCATGTGCTTCAATCCTTCATCTGATTCATAGACATGATTTTGTTGTTTCCCACTTGGCTCATGCGGTCGCTATAGCTGAAAAGAAGTATGCTGATGGAAGCATGGCCACTTACCTTATTCGAGAGATTGGTAGAACTAATCCAAAAGAGTATGTAAGAGATGCTGTTGGGGCTGAAAATATTGGCCGGTTTCTAGTGGAACTTTCTGACAGACTGCCAAAGTTGATATCCACTAACATAGGTTTATTGGTTCCTCACTTTGGTGGAGAGTCGTATAAGATAAGGAATGCCCTTGTTGGGGTTTTAGGGAAGTTGGTCTCCAAAGCCTTCAGTGACTTCGAGGGTGAAGTGAGTTCCAAATCTATTCGCCTTCGAACCAAGCAGGCCATGTTGGAAATTTTGCTGGAACGTTGTCGTGATGTTTCTGCTTATACTAGGAGTCGGGTTCTACAAGTCTGGGCTGAGTTATGCGAAGAACATGCTGTTTCAATTGGTCTTTGGAATGAGGTTGCAGCAGTAGCAGCAGGGAGGTTGGAGGATAAAAGTGCAATTGTACGAAAGTCTGCACTAAATTTACTTATTATTATGTTACAACATAACCCGTTTGGTCCACAACTTCGAATAGCTTCTTTTGAGGCAACTCTAGAGCAGTACAGGAAGAAGTTGAAGGAGCTTGTGCCTGATTCCCAACCAGAGAATGTTCTAGATGAGCTGCCTTTAGATAGTGATGCTTGCAATGGAGATGGCGAGGTTGATGATCCAAGAGCTGAAGCCAGACCCAAGGAACAACAAGATAGTTTAACTGATAGTTGTTTGCTGGAAGTAGATAATGAAATTATCCAGGAGAATGTTGTTCCAGATGTTGGAAATATGGAGCAAACTAGGACTCTGATTGCATCACTAGAGGCGGGCTTGTGTTTCTCGAAGTGTGTATCGGACACAATGTCAACCCTTGTGCAATTGATGGCTTCTTCTTCTGCATCTGATGTTGAGAACACAATCCTACTGTTAATGAGGTGCAAGCAGTTTCAAATTGATGGAGCAGAATCTTGCCTCCGTAAAATGTTACCCCTG GTTTTCTCGCAGGAAAAATCTATATATGAAGCTGTGGAGAATGCATTTATCACAATCTATTTAAAGAAAAGTCCTGTAGAAACTGCTAAAAATCTTATGAATCTTGCAATCGAATCAAATATCGGAGATCTTGCAGCTTTAGAGTTCATTGTTGCTGCTCTGGTATCGAAAGGGGATATTACGAGTAGCATG CTATCATCTTTATGggatttcttttgttttaacaTCAGCGGAACCACAGCAGAGCAGAGCCGTGGTGCTTTATTTGTCCTTTGCATGGCTGCAAAATCATCTCCTGCAGTTCTTGGTTTGCACCTACAAGACATTGTTGATATTGGTTTCGGTCGATGGGCAAAAATGGACCCTTTGCTTGCTAGAACAGCTTGCATTGCACTTCAAAGGTTGTCAGGAGAGGATCAGAAAAAACTGTTGTCTAAGAGTGGAAGCCGGTTATTTGGTATTCTAGAAAGCCTAATTACTGGGTCTGGTCTTCCAGAAAACATATGGTATGCTGCTGCTGATAAAGCTATTACTACAATATACACAATCCATCCAAGTCCTGAGACCTTTGCAGCGGATCTGGTGAAAAAAGTTGTCAGATCTGTATTTGCCTTTAATGGAGGGGATGACCTGGAAACTGTCACCCCCAATGAATATACTGATGTCCTCACCAAACTTGAAGTAACAAAACTTAGCAGGTTTTTATATATTGTCAGCCACATCGCCATGAGTCAGTTAGTCTATATTGAATCTTGCGTTCGAAAGATTCAGAAAGAGAAAgcaaaaaaagaaagattagTTGCAGAAGGGAAGAGTGTTGACTGTAATGGCATGACACCTCATGATGCAGACAAG GAAAATGGAATCAACGCAGAGCTAGGTCTGGCTTGCACTGATGACACGATACTTGATACTTTATCTGCAAGTGCAGAGAAGGAAATAGTTTCTGCTGGTTCTGTTGAGAAGAATCTGATTGGGTCGTGTGGCTCTTTTCTATCAAAACTTTGTCGAAATATAACATTGATGCAGAAG TATCCTGAGTTGCAGGCATCTGGAATGCTTGCTCTATGTCGACTCATGATTATTGATACAGATTTTTG TGATGCAAATCTCCAGCTTCTTTTTACTGTGGTGGAGAGTGCGCCGTCAGAAACTGTTCGCTCTAATTGCACTATTGCTCTTGGAGACCTGGCAGTTCGATTTCCAAATTTATTGGAACCGTGGACTGAACATATGTATGCAAGGTTAAGTGATACCTCAGTTGCTGTTCGGAAGAATGCAGTGTTGGTTTTGTCCCACCTGATTTTAAATGACATGATGAAG GTTAAAGGCCACATATATGAAATGGCTATACGattagaagatgaagatgaacgGATTTCTAGCCTTGCCAAACTATTCTTTCACGAGTTGTCAAAAAAAG GGAGTAATCCTATCTATAATTTGCTGCCTGACATCCTTGGCAAACTATCCAacaagaacttggaaagagaaACTTTTTGCAACATTATGCAATTTTTGATTGGTTCTATCAAGAAG GATAAACAAATGGAGGCTCTCGTTGAAAAGCTTTGCAACAGATTCAGCGGAGTCACAG ATACCAAACAATGGGAATACATATCTTACTGTCTCTCTCAGTTATCCTTTACTGATAAAGGCATGAAAAAGTTAATCGAGTTATTCAAGACTTATGAACATGTCCTGTGTGAAGATTTGGTGATGGATCActttaaaaatatcatcaataag GGCAAGAAATTTGCTAAGCCAGAACTTAAAACTTGCATTGAGGAGTTCGAGGAGAAGATAAATAAGTTTCATATTGAAAAAAAGGAACAAGAGGTTACTGCTAGAAATGCCGAGGCCCACCAACAAAAACTTCGAAGCCTGGAAAACATTAAAGTTGCTGTTGAGGATGGGCTAGAAAGTACGGAATCCAAAACCTCTAAAG
- the LOC108223554 gene encoding condensin-1 complex subunit CAP-D2 isoform X1 — protein MAPPFIFSPNLETESESDRLSVQTLTDISSFRPSSLEEFVKAVSFDLSDKELFCVEEQDLFDRVYSLVKNFSSLSPSCKFNLVESLRSNFSVLLPNVDSLSRASQSQHDDQIPLVDRIASHRNAFKIYTYFLIQVVLAEESNISTNHSTKVAASSRKKQLINSWNWESQRSRILNLIANSLEINLSLLFGSSDPDENYISFIMKNSFFMFENATMLKDADTKDALCRIIGTCATKYHYTAHSCASILHLIHRHDFVVSHLAHAVAIAEKKYADGSMATYLIREIGRTNPKEYVRDAVGAENIGRFLVELSDRLPKLISTNIGLLVPHFGGESYKIRNALVGVLGKLVSKAFSDFEGEVSSKSIRLRTKQAMLEILLERCRDVSAYTRSRVLQVWAELCEEHAVSIGLWNEVAAVAAGRLEDKSAIVRKSALNLLIIMLQHNPFGPQLRIASFEATLEQYRKKLKELVPDSQPENVLDELPLDSDACNGDGEVDDPRAEARPKEQQDSLTDSCLLEVDNEIIQENVVPDVGNMEQTRTLIASLEAGLCFSKCVSDTMSTLVQLMASSSASDVENTILLLMRCKQFQIDGAESCLRKMLPLVFSQEKSIYEAVENAFITIYLKKSPVETAKNLMNLAIESNIGDLAALEFIVAALVSKGDITSSMLSSLWDFFCFNISGTTAEQSRGALFVLCMAAKSSPAVLGLHLQDIVDIGFGRWAKMDPLLARTACIALQRLSGEDQKKLLSKSGSRLFGILESLITGSGLPENIWYAAADKAITTIYTIHPSPETFAADLVKKVVRSVFAFNGGDDLETVTPNEYTDVLTKLEVTKLSRFLYIVSHIAMSQLVYIESCVRKIQKEKAKKERLVAEGKSVDCNGMTPHDADKENGINAELGLACTDDTILDTLSASAEKEIVSAGSVEKNLIGSCGSFLSKLCRNITLMQKYPELQASGMLALCRLMIIDTDFCDANLQLLFTVVESAPSETVRSNCTIALGDLAVRFPNLLEPWTEHMYARLSDTSVAVRKNAVLVLSHLILNDMMKVKGHIYEMAIRLEDEDERISSLAKLFFHELSKKGSNPIYNLLPDILGKLSNKNLERETFCNIMQFLIGSIKKDKQMEALVEKLCNRFSGVTDTKQWEYISYCLSQLSFTDKGMKKLIELFKTYEHVLCEDLVMDHFKNIINKGKKFAKPELKTCIEEFEEKINKFHIEKKEQEVTARNAEAHQQKLRSLENIKVAVEDGLESTESKTSKAGTDSEVTDEVSTASVPTERIPESEDNSPASSELIEPESSDSEVQSAQVISKEVMKSRAKKATVKDEKCDSEVPPRITRSRRRNV, from the exons ATGGCACCTCCCTTCATTTTCTCCCCGAACCTCGAAACCGAATCCGAGTCCGACCGTCTCTCCGTCCAAACCCTCACCGACATCTCCTCCTTCCGCCCATCCTCTCTGGAAGAATTCGTCAAAGCCGTCTCCTTCGATCTCTCCGACAAAGAGCTCTTCTGTGTCGAAGAGCAGGACTTATTCGACCGCGTCTACTCTCTCGTCAAAAacttctcatctctctctccgtCTTGCAAATTCAATCTCGTCGAGAGTCTAAGGTCCAATTTCAGTGTCTTGCTTCCCAATGTTGATTCTCTTTCCAGGGCTTCGCAGTCTCAACACGATGACCAGATTCCGCTTGTTGATCGTATTGCGTCGCACAGGAATGCGTTTAAGATTTACACGTATTTTCTTATTCAGGTTGTGCTCGCGGAGGAGTCAAACATTTCGACCAATCACTCCACTAAA GTTGCAGCGAGTAGTAGGAAAAAACAGCTTATTAATTCATGGAACTGGGAATCACAGAGAAGCCGGATACTGAATTTGATTGCTAATTCTCTGGAGATCAACCTTTCCTTGTTATTTGGATCCTCGGATCCTGATGAAAATTACATATCATTTATTATGAA GAATTCCTTCTTTATGTTTGAGAATGCAACGATGTTAAAGGATGCAGACACGAAAGATGCTTTGTGTCGTATAATTGGTACTTGTGCCACCAAATACCATTATACGGCACATTCATGTGCTTCAATCCTTCATCTGATTCATAGACATGATTTTGTTGTTTCCCACTTGGCTCATGCGGTCGCTATAGCTGAAAAGAAGTATGCTGATGGAAGCATGGCCACTTACCTTATTCGAGAGATTGGTAGAACTAATCCAAAAGAGTATGTAAGAGATGCTGTTGGGGCTGAAAATATTGGCCGGTTTCTAGTGGAACTTTCTGACAGACTGCCAAAGTTGATATCCACTAACATAGGTTTATTGGTTCCTCACTTTGGTGGAGAGTCGTATAAGATAAGGAATGCCCTTGTTGGGGTTTTAGGGAAGTTGGTCTCCAAAGCCTTCAGTGACTTCGAGGGTGAAGTGAGTTCCAAATCTATTCGCCTTCGAACCAAGCAGGCCATGTTGGAAATTTTGCTGGAACGTTGTCGTGATGTTTCTGCTTATACTAGGAGTCGGGTTCTACAAGTCTGGGCTGAGTTATGCGAAGAACATGCTGTTTCAATTGGTCTTTGGAATGAGGTTGCAGCAGTAGCAGCAGGGAGGTTGGAGGATAAAAGTGCAATTGTACGAAAGTCTGCACTAAATTTACTTATTATTATGTTACAACATAACCCGTTTGGTCCACAACTTCGAATAGCTTCTTTTGAGGCAACTCTAGAGCAGTACAGGAAGAAGTTGAAGGAGCTTGTGCCTGATTCCCAACCAGAGAATGTTCTAGATGAGCTGCCTTTAGATAGTGATGCTTGCAATGGAGATGGCGAGGTTGATGATCCAAGAGCTGAAGCCAGACCCAAGGAACAACAAGATAGTTTAACTGATAGTTGTTTGCTGGAAGTAGATAATGAAATTATCCAGGAGAATGTTGTTCCAGATGTTGGAAATATGGAGCAAACTAGGACTCTGATTGCATCACTAGAGGCGGGCTTGTGTTTCTCGAAGTGTGTATCGGACACAATGTCAACCCTTGTGCAATTGATGGCTTCTTCTTCTGCATCTGATGTTGAGAACACAATCCTACTGTTAATGAGGTGCAAGCAGTTTCAAATTGATGGAGCAGAATCTTGCCTCCGTAAAATGTTACCCCTG GTTTTCTCGCAGGAAAAATCTATATATGAAGCTGTGGAGAATGCATTTATCACAATCTATTTAAAGAAAAGTCCTGTAGAAACTGCTAAAAATCTTATGAATCTTGCAATCGAATCAAATATCGGAGATCTTGCAGCTTTAGAGTTCATTGTTGCTGCTCTGGTATCGAAAGGGGATATTACGAGTAGCATG CTATCATCTTTATGggatttcttttgttttaacaTCAGCGGAACCACAGCAGAGCAGAGCCGTGGTGCTTTATTTGTCCTTTGCATGGCTGCAAAATCATCTCCTGCAGTTCTTGGTTTGCACCTACAAGACATTGTTGATATTGGTTTCGGTCGATGGGCAAAAATGGACCCTTTGCTTGCTAGAACAGCTTGCATTGCACTTCAAAGGTTGTCAGGAGAGGATCAGAAAAAACTGTTGTCTAAGAGTGGAAGCCGGTTATTTGGTATTCTAGAAAGCCTAATTACTGGGTCTGGTCTTCCAGAAAACATATGGTATGCTGCTGCTGATAAAGCTATTACTACAATATACACAATCCATCCAAGTCCTGAGACCTTTGCAGCGGATCTGGTGAAAAAAGTTGTCAGATCTGTATTTGCCTTTAATGGAGGGGATGACCTGGAAACTGTCACCCCCAATGAATATACTGATGTCCTCACCAAACTTGAAGTAACAAAACTTAGCAGGTTTTTATATATTGTCAGCCACATCGCCATGAGTCAGTTAGTCTATATTGAATCTTGCGTTCGAAAGATTCAGAAAGAGAAAgcaaaaaaagaaagattagTTGCAGAAGGGAAGAGTGTTGACTGTAATGGCATGACACCTCATGATGCAGACAAG GAAAATGGAATCAACGCAGAGCTAGGTCTGGCTTGCACTGATGACACGATACTTGATACTTTATCTGCAAGTGCAGAGAAGGAAATAGTTTCTGCTGGTTCTGTTGAGAAGAATCTGATTGGGTCGTGTGGCTCTTTTCTATCAAAACTTTGTCGAAATATAACATTGATGCAGAAG TATCCTGAGTTGCAGGCATCTGGAATGCTTGCTCTATGTCGACTCATGATTATTGATACAGATTTTTG TGATGCAAATCTCCAGCTTCTTTTTACTGTGGTGGAGAGTGCGCCGTCAGAAACTGTTCGCTCTAATTGCACTATTGCTCTTGGAGACCTGGCAGTTCGATTTCCAAATTTATTGGAACCGTGGACTGAACATATGTATGCAAGGTTAAGTGATACCTCAGTTGCTGTTCGGAAGAATGCAGTGTTGGTTTTGTCCCACCTGATTTTAAATGACATGATGAAG GTTAAAGGCCACATATATGAAATGGCTATACGattagaagatgaagatgaacgGATTTCTAGCCTTGCCAAACTATTCTTTCACGAGTTGTCAAAAAAAG GGAGTAATCCTATCTATAATTTGCTGCCTGACATCCTTGGCAAACTATCCAacaagaacttggaaagagaaACTTTTTGCAACATTATGCAATTTTTGATTGGTTCTATCAAGAAG GATAAACAAATGGAGGCTCTCGTTGAAAAGCTTTGCAACAGATTCAGCGGAGTCACAG ATACCAAACAATGGGAATACATATCTTACTGTCTCTCTCAGTTATCCTTTACTGATAAAGGCATGAAAAAGTTAATCGAGTTATTCAAGACTTATGAACATGTCCTGTGTGAAGATTTGGTGATGGATCActttaaaaatatcatcaataag GGCAAGAAATTTGCTAAGCCAGAACTTAAAACTTGCATTGAGGAGTTCGAGGAGAAGATAAATAAGTTTCATATTGAAAAAAAGGAACAAGAGGTTACTGCTAGAAATGCCGAGGCCCACCAACAAAAACTTCGAAGCCTGGAAAACATTAAAGTTGCTGTTGAGGATGGGCTAGAAAGTACGGAATCCAAAACCTCTAAAG